One genomic region from Leguminivora glycinivorella isolate SPB_JAAS2020 chromosome 8, LegGlyc_1.1, whole genome shotgun sequence encodes:
- the LOC125228764 gene encoding proteoglycan 4 → MDPRLIILLGLSAHLCSIVLADGPVYDGGSPQPPSPPPAAGQYLTQTVYGFLDFTTTIGNTVMVFSPQSAPPPEPPSTEKSVQENIIETKPPPPSVTSVKPEAINPSKIADKDKTNKPTGPPAVSSAVSVVTSKKEDKVANSPKSVAKNEKQIITKVEVVAGPSKIVESAASKQAPQKPKGSPQSSNKKPKPEAPKNKPVILSSKVEVKHDSPPSAVYNSKVNSVIEVKSDNPEEEPAVLITNNNIGEPEYDFLSRQPSEFVEETYKVINLRPSKVPGQKPKHGSKHRVHQPAPPPDDDEHPIGLVTTLGGTIVKDGLTTVHETSVIGTFISGKYAQVLNSNSKILQPPGHRPKISPSPAHRILKTVGPTLPKNHNRHNLEPTPSISDEETNFGKPRRQTSNGSSFKNRHRPQNNSDNDNRDTSPAPSKKYKNRNSSQTQRLQSESATPSFSNRRKSNRNSGHKTIVTPSNNDNQSKRGFKPRVQATPVEQVTPVASTSVYKFKLNRTPGSGRWQYKTSPKPKVTIRKMNGDDEQTTPNSNPLLEDINSNDVSSQSRIDNDLELQGSQNGASSLLENDADDNSIEKPPPVETLKVEISTPADFKDVYYEIATIKSPYTFQVGRVKNTRIITVTSTFQKRIEPTAVINTPSALNEPLTENILATASPYGKDHNLDSSIATLPAITLSSDMETPPLETVVETFSTTQHMLKTHILPVVKDVNLTSSLTFIQTYQITRFVTATKTLPPMDYFQFIPSKTLKEFNSRLDEAGSELHLELDFGDSNEDEEGVPRRVFPPDLDLANIGSDFDLAEVDKYRVPDNHLRSKKAHGQNKNNHVTESPTPPTPALTPEQAQQLALLRLLNPAAAAQIPNVVTTSKPVLKYETIYESHVIPFFDGKSTVHSTISRAVATVTKTEYEIGTSSLPALPIQPINPLFPQQFSVISTPVVVNTEVTATDSQVLKLTFGAKTVHTTLYTTKVVPTVLTSYVTSSLPVQASAGYPGYFPAPFAPFPYVG, encoded by the exons ATGGATCCCAGACTCATTATTCTTCTTGGCTTGAGCGCCCATTTAT GTAGTATAGTTTTAGCTGACGGACCAGTTTACGATGGAGGATCACCTCAGCCGCCTAGCCCACCGCCTGCAGCAGGGCAGTACCTAACGCAGACCGTCTACGGCTTTCTGGACTTCACCACAACGATAGGGAACACTGTCATGGTCTTCTCGCCTCAATCAGCCCCGCCACCAG AACCACCAAGCACCGAAAAATCTGTTCAAGAAAACATAATTGAAACTAAACCACCGCCGCCATCAGTTACAAGTGTAAAACCTGAAGCTATCAACCCAAGTAAAATAGCGGACAAAGACAAAACTAATAAGCCCACTGGCCCTCCTGCCGTTTCCAGCGCGGTATCTGTAGTTACCTCTAAAAAAGAAGATAAAGTAGCAAACAGCCCAAAATCTGTCGCTAAAAATGAAAAACAGATAATAACAAAAGTTGAAGTTGTAGCTGGGCCATCTAAAATTGTAGAAAGTGCTGCATCAAAGCAGGCTCCCCAAAAACCTAAAGGTTCTCCTCAGTCCAGCAACAAAAAACCGAAACCCGAAGCTCCTAAAAACAAACCCGTTATTTTGAGCAGCAAAGTAGAAGTAAAACATGATTCGCCACCGTCCGCTGTATATAACTCAAAAGTAAACAGTGTCATTGAAGTTAAATCGGATAACCCTGAGGAAGAACCGGCCGTCCTAATCACAAACAATAACATTGGTGAACCGGAATACGATTTCTTATCTCGCCAACCATCAGAGTTTGTAGAAGAAACATACAAAGTTATCAATTTAAGACCATCCAAGGTCCCCGGTCAAAAGCCAAAGCATGGTTCTAAACATAGAGTGCACCAGCCAGCTCCTCCTCCGGATGATGACGAACATCCCATTGGCCTTGTTACTACTCTCGGCGGAACTATAGTTAAGGATGGACTAACTACCGTACATGAGACAAGCGTCATTGGTACCTTTATATCCGGAAAATACGCCCAGGTGCTAAACAGCAACTCGAAAATATTACAACCTCCGGGTCATAGACCAAAAATTTCACCCAGCCCAGCGCACAGAATTTTAAAAACAGTCGGACCTACATTACCTAAAAATCATAATAGACATAACTTAGAACCAACCCCGTCAATTAGCGATGAAGAAACTAATTTTGGTAAACCTCGAAGACAAACATCTAATGGAAGTTCATTTAAAAACAGACACCGTCCTCAAAACAATTCCGATAACGATAATCGCGACACTTCTCCAGCCCCAagcaaaaaatacaaaaaccgTAATTCATCTCAAACCCAACGACTTCAAAG TGAAAGTGCCACTCCATCATTCTCCAACAGAAGAAAGAGCAATCGTAACTCCGGCCATAAGACTATCGTTACACCTTCAAACAACGATAATCAATCGAAACGTGGATTCAAGCCTCGTGTGCAAGCCACACCTGTTGAACAAGTTACTCCAGTTGCATCCACCAGCGTCTACAAATTCAAACTTAATCGTACCCCAGGTTCAGGGCGTTGGCAATACAAAACAAGCCCTAAACCGAAAGTTACAATCAGGAAAATGAACGGTGACGATGAACAAACGACGCCTAACTCCAACCCACTACTAGAGGACATTAATTCCAACGATGTATCATCTCAATCAAGAATCGACAATGATCTTGAGTTGCAGGGCTCTCAAAACGGTGCCAGCTCCTTGCTAGAAAACGATGCTGATGATAATTCCATAGAGAAACCTCCACCAGTAGAAACACTTAAGGTTGAAATATCGACTCCTGCTGACTTTAAAGATGTTTACTATGAAATTGCTACAATCAAGTCTCCCTACACTTTCCAg GTTGGACGCGTTAAAAACACTCGGATTATCACCGTGACGTCTACATTTCAAAAACGAATAGAACCAACTGCAGTTATTAATACACCAAGCGCTCTGAACGAACCTTTAACAGAAAACATACTTGCCACCGCTTCTCCATATGGAAAAGATCATAATCTAGATTCAAGCATAGCTACACTGCCTGCAATAACATTATCTTCAGATATGGAAACTCCGCCTTTAGAAACTGTAGTAGAAACATTTAGCACTACGCAACACATGCTAAAAACTCATATCTTACCAGTGGTAAAAGATGTAAATCTAACGAGCAGTCTAACGTTTATTCAAACCTATCAAATCACAAGATTTGTCACAGCGACTAAAACACTGCCACCCATGGACTACTTCCAATTCATACCAAGCAAAACTCTAAAGGAATTCAACAGTCGTCTCGATGAAGCTGGATCAGAGCTACACTTGGAATTAGACTTCGGAGATAGTAATGAAGATGAAGAAGGTGTTCCGCGTCGAGTTTTCCCACCAGACCTTGATCTAGCTAACATTGGTTCTGATTTTGATCTTGCTGAAGTTGACAAATATAGGGTGCCAGATAACCACCTAAGATCGAAAAAGGCCCACGGTCAAAACAAGAACAATCACGTGACGGAATCCCCAACACCCCCGACACCAGCCTTAACTCCTGAACAAGCACAACAACTGGCTCTATTGCGACTACTCAACCCTGCAGCGGCTGCACAAATCCCTAACGTGGTCACCACGTCCAAACCAGTCCTGAAATACGAGACGATCTATGAATCCCACGTGATTCCGTTCTTCGACGGTAAAAGCACGGTCCACAGTACTATTTCCAGAGCAGTAGCTACAGTTACGAAAACAGAGTATGAAATCGGCACTAGCAGTCTTCCTGCTCTGCCCATACAGCCGATTAACCCGTTATTCCCTCAACAATTTTCAGTAATATCGACGCCGGTGGTCGTGAACACAGAAGTGACAGCGACAGACAGCCAAGTTTTGAAATTGACTTTCGGCGCGAAGACTGTGCACACAACGTTGTACACGACTAAAGTTGTGCCGACGGTGCTGACGTCGTACGTAACTTCCTCGCTGCCTGTCCAGGCCAGCGCCGGCTATCCGGGATATTTCCCCGCACCATTTGCACCTTTCCCATACGTAggataa
- the LOC125229081 gene encoding uncharacterized protein LOC125229081, protein MGDINIDFNSNISSKKQLSDILSAHGFSQHVEHPTRIEGDSATLLDHAYSNIRDGRVSAACVCTNVSDHLAQRLIAPRPAAARPTAPLTVKGRVYSKNNKTSFVNALASIDWQAIVSKYKGDCTRFTEAVLCILVNLLNIHIPIKNTKVHLRSKPWIDPEVYNLKLLLFDYIQYTKDNPGNFTVGDTLAKLQIAYNQKLKTKRMDYFNSFINSNPNKNKAMWRAINMELARKPRERVDYTDLLRDTDGKPFASKQQLVDAMNREFVSAAAACGAPAPARARCRAAMAEWREASDTSIRLLPFTPAEIVLILKTAIASKNSTDIYGLSASLLKQAGCAISFILSHLFNDCMKSGIYPDGFKKVKICPLYKGKGQKSAMKSYRPISLVPGPSKCFEVGLNRRILEYWFPRNVLSECQYAYRQGRSTTDLVREVVRDVLHAREAGRHVAVICCDLSRAFDTADHSLVAEKLAHCGIRGPALNLLLSFMTERTQVVVGDNGKISSAEMDNLMGVPQGSCLSNTLFSLLLNDLPGAINGASIYMYADDVTAVVSTSSAREIEGALNSVLGQLQDWFMSNGLALNKEKTCFISFKLNGHPSQSLKVSAGDVQIQNVAHTRLLGFHLDSALVWDTHIDELCGRLGRACFALGRLARTAGRTAVRDCYFATVHSLLTYGIELWGRASEWLRVFSMQKRAIRAMAGVSADASARELFKEFHILPLPCLYLYQVAVFTYGHIHEFKRRGTNQKYSLRSNKYEDRLSSISHKLAKTERSVYYIGPSVYNRLPGTVRNAASAQIFKYRLKSWLEENNFYCN, encoded by the coding sequence ATGGGTGACATTAATATAGATTTTAATTCTAATATATCAAGTAAAAAACAACTGAGTGATATACTGTCAGCTCATGGATTTAGCCAGCACGTGGAGCACCCTACAAGGATCGAGGGCGACAGTGCCACACTATTAGACCACGCGTACTCCAATATCCGCGACGGCCGTGTGTCCGCGGCGTGCGTGTGCACTAACGTGAGCGACCATCTGGCGCAGCGGCTTATCGCTCCTCggcccgccgccgcgcgcccGACAGCGCCGTTGACGGTAAAAGGACGAGTCTATAGTAAAAATAATAAGACATCGTTTGTGAACGCACTGGCATCAATCGACTGGCAAGCAATTGTCAGCAAATATAAAGGCGATTGTACACGGTTCACTGAAGCGGTGCTATGTATACTAGTCAACCTTTTAAATATACACATACCAATAAAAAACACTAAGGTTCATTTGAGGAGCAAACCATGGATAGATCCCGAAGTTTATAATCTTAAGCTTTTATTGTTTGACTATATACAATACACAAAAGATAACCCCGGTAACTTTACTGTAGGCGACACCTTAGCCAAATTACAAATTGCATATaaccaaaaattaaaaactaagcGAATGGACTATTTTAATTCGTTTATAAACAGCAATCCCAATAAAAATAAGGCAATGTGGAGGGCAATAAACATGGAGTTAGCGAGAAAACCACGCGAGCGCGTCGACTACACGGACCTGCTACGCGACACCGATGGGAAACCGTTTGCGTCGAAACAGCAGCTTGTGGACGCCATGAACCGCGAGTTCGTGAGCGCGGCGGCCGCGTGCGGCGCGCCCGCCCCGGCCCGCGCGCGCTGCCGCGCCGCCATGGCCGAGTGGCGCGAAGCTAGCGACACCTCCATCAGATTGTTGCCTTTTACGCCCGCAGAAATAGTCCTGATTCTTAAAACCGCGATAGCTTCTAAGAACAGCACAGACATCTACGGGCTGTCCGCTAGCCTGCTTAAACAGGCCGGTTGTGCGATTAGCTTCATACTATCGCATTTATTTAACGACTGCATGAAATCAGGAATATACCCAGACGGTTtcaaaaaagtgaaaatatgtCCACTTTACAAAGGCAAAGGCCAAAAATCTGCCATGAAGTCATATCGGCCAATTTCACTAGTCCCCGGCCCGAGCAAATGCTTCGAGGTCGGACTTAATAGAAGGATACTGGAGTACTGGTTTCCCCGGAACGTGTTATCCGAATGTCAGTATGCTTACCGACAGGGCCGATCTACCACCGatctagtgcgagaagtggtgcGCGACGTGTTGCACGCGCGCGAGGCGGGACGCCACGTCGCGGTCATCTGCTGCGACCTGTCGCGCGCGTTCGACACGGCCGACCACTCGCTCGTCGCCGAGAAACTCGCACACTGCGGGATCCGCGGACCGGCACTGAACCTGTTGCTGTCTTTTATGACCGAGCGAACCCAAGTCGTCGTCGGTGACAACGGGAAAATCTCATCTGCGGAAATGGACAACCTAATGGGTGTTCCGCAGGGATCTTGCCTATCCAACACGTTGTTCAGCTTGCTTCTAAATGACCTACCAGGGGCAATAAATGGAGCAAGTATATACATGTACGCGGATGATGTCACAGCCGTAGTGAGCACGTCATCTGCACGAGAAATAGAAGGAGCTCTTAACAGCGTCTTGGGGCAGCTGCAGGACTGGTTCATGTCGAATGGGTTAGCACTCAATAAAGAAAAAACCTGCTTTATAAGTTTCAAACTCAATGGACATCCGTCACAGAGCTTGAAGGTAAGTGCGGGAGATGTCCAGATACAGAATGTGGCACACACACGCCTTCTCGGTTTCCACTTGGACAGCGCCTTGGTGTGGGACACTCACATAGACGAGCTGTGCGGCCGGCTCGGGCGCGCCTGTTTTGCGCTGGGGCGGCTGGCGCGCACGGCCGGACGGACTGCAGTCCGCGACTGCTACTTCGCAACGGTCCACTCGCTGCTAACGTACGGCATCGAACTATGGGGCAGAGCCTCTGAGTGGCTACGAGTATTCTCGATGCAAAAGCGTGCAATTAGAGCGATGGCCGGAGTGTCTGCGGACGCCTCAGCACGTGAGCTGTTTAAAGAATTCCATATCCTGCCCCTTCCATGCTTGTATCTTTATCAAGTAGCCGTGTTCACGTACGGACACATTCACGAATTCAAGCGCAGGGGGACGAATCAGAAATACAGCTTACGTAGTAATAAGTATGAGGACAGGCTAAGTTCAATCTCGCACAAACTTGCGAAGACGGAAAGATCCGTATATTACATAGGGCCTTCCGTGTACAATCGATTGCCAGGCACTGTGAGAAATGCGGCATCCGcccaaatttttaaatataggcTAAAGTCGTGGCTCGAAGAAAATAActtttattgtaattaa
- the LOC125229159 gene encoding uncharacterized protein LOC125229159, with protein MHHSLEASCILGPNDVCAQYTYYFNDIAENSTYMCTRAVDQLGNSINRGCYESTNGSSTTRVCFCRSLPGGVPCNSSISTVVSVFTIVLALALVFDRRVLPMI; from the exons ATGCACCATTCACTGGAAGCCTCGTGCATTTTGGGCCCTAACGATGTCTGCGCGCAGTATACGTACTACTTCAAtgatatag CGGAAAACTCCACATACATGTGCACCAGAGCGGTCGACCAGCTCGGAAACTCGATCAACCGGGGCTGCTACGAGTCTACGAACGGGAGCTCCACCACTAGAGTGTGCTTCTGTCGCTCCTTACCAGGAGGCGTCCCCTGCAACAGTTCCATATCCACAGTAGTTTCGGTGTTCACGATCGTATTAGCCCTCGCATTAGTGTTTGATAGGAGAGTACTTCCAATGATATAG
- the LOC125229158 gene encoding signal peptidase complex subunit 3 has translation MYSVLTRGNAILTYTLSVLACLTFLCFLSTLTVDYRTNAQMNTVKVVVKNVPDYGVSRERNDLGFLTFDLKTDLSHLFNWNVKQLFLYLTAEYITPNNELNQIVLWDKIILRGENAVLDFKNMNTKYYFWDDGKGLKGHNNVTLTLSWNIIPNAGLLPNIMALGYHSFRFPSEYTQTRV, from the exons ATGTATTCAGTGTTAACGAGAGGAAACGCTATATTAACGTATACTCTTAGCGTGCTAGCATGCTTAACTTTCTTGTGTTTTCTGTCTACATTAACTGTTGATTACAGAACAAATGCTCAAATGAACACAGTAAAAGTAGTCGT CAAGAATGTACCGGATTATGGAGTTTCTAGAGAGAGAAATGATCTGGGCTTCCTTACCTTTGATCTCAAGACTGATCTGTCCCATTTATTCAACTGGAATGTGAAACAACTGTTTTTGTACCTGACGGCAGAATACATTACTCCCAACAACGAGCTCAACCAAATTGTGCTTTGGGACAAAATTATTCTTAGAGGAGAAAATGCTGTTCTCGACTTCAAGAATATGAACACGAAATACTACTTCTGGGATGATGGTAAAGGCTTGAA GGGTCATAACAATGTGACACTCACACTGTCATGGAACATCATCCCCAATGCAGGTTTGCTGCCAAACATCATGGCCCTCGGCTACCACTCCTTCCGGTTCCCATCTGAGTATACCCAGACCAGAGTGTGA